The Coffea arabica cultivar ET-39 chromosome 2c, Coffea Arabica ET-39 HiFi, whole genome shotgun sequence genome includes the window TGCAAAATGGATGAAAACATTTTTGATGATACAAAATGAATCAAGACATTTTTTGTGCAAAATGGATCAGAATACATTTGAACATATTTCTGTCCCCAAACAAAAGCCTTCATTATGAGCTCATTTTAGAAAGGATCCACTGGATGCCTTTCTTATCTatccctagaaggggaaaaaagaCAACAATCATGGTCAAATACTACGTGAGAAACAATTGCAGGACTTAATTCCTGATGATTTCAAGGTTTTGAACAGATAAACCCAGTACAATCTATCAATGAAAAGgaaacaatttatttatttcaaatttcaaatactCAAAAGGATGACAAGGATTAGGATCAAATAGGCCTTTATTATCATATTTCAAGGTCACCAGAATGAGAAATACTCTGGTAATCAAGGTAGAGATAGACCTTGAgaatgtttttcttttcatattGATTTTCTTCTATTTAAAGATATGAAGTATAGTATTTTACAATTTAGAGCCTCAaccgaaaaagaaaaaccttaAGCAGCACTATAAATGACATTAAGAATAGACAAATTActtaaaatttctggttttgtaCTTAAAagagtaaacaaatgcaatatTGTGTATGAATTTAATTTTGATTGGTTGGAAAATCAACTAATTTGGAAATAACTCAATTTCCATATAAATTAggcatttttcaaaaactttactATAACTTTGTTTATTAAAAACTTTATAGTATATGATGTATTTTGAGTGTAttcataaattttaaattttgttgagatatttttaaaattttttaaaacttcTCTATCACAACCAACTTCCACCCGTTTACCAGCTATATTGGTCACCGCACCTCTCATCCATTCTTTCTTTACTCCTGCTCTGGTTTTCTCTATTATCCTtcctctttctttcctctcacTGGGAGGATAGGACGAGTGCATGAGGAAAGAGGGGAGGttgaggaagaggaggaggataGAGGGGAAAAGAGGAAGGGAGATGAGGATGCTAGGAATAGGAGGTGGCGACAACCGTGTGTGGTGGGTGAAGGAAGAAAGAAGtggtagagttttttttttttttttttgtatttttggtcTCCTCCCTCTTGCTTTccctcatttttttcaaaatttttttggtattttttgtctctctctTGCTTTCTCTCCCCACCTCTCTCCTTCTGGAGAAAAGGAGAGGATGAATGCATAGAGAAGGaagggaagagagagaaaaggaaggaagaagaggaaaaaggatgatgaggatgagggagaGAAAGGATggaagggagaaaagagaaaaagggagagaTGTTGTTTGCAACAAGTAGCATTGGTTTGTGTGGTTAAAGGCGAAAGAAAGAGATGATAacatttttttaacttttgaaatttttttttatatttttgatagCAATGCATTTGGATTGTTTTAAACATGTATtactataatattttatttgaaCAACAAATCGCCTTCATTTTCAATAACATTTGAATcaaaatatttttgtaaatcaaaatatttttgcaaTGTGGGTGGAATGACTACTTGGATCTTGTTCTTCAAAACTCCAAAGTGCATGGGTTTATATGGTCAAATCCTAGAAGGAAGTGCTTGTGAAACCACTATTgatgattcaatcaattacTTCTTCGAATTTATTAAAACATAGCCTATATCATTTTCCCTCAttgattttattcttttcttctaTTAAATGCCGAGTTCAGATtgaaatttataaataaaaaaaaaagaaaaaagagtctAGTAATTAGAACAATAAGATACAAGAGCAAAACAATTATTTTAGACCGATCGAAACCAATACAATACAAttaaatagaacaaataaatataattatatagaTATCTTGCCAAAACATCCAAATCAAAAGGTACGGTTTGCCGTCAAATCAAAAGGTGCACAATTATATCCAGAGGCAGCAAAACTCTTGAATGCACCGAGCCGTTCCTCCAATATTTTTCCAAGTTGAGAAAAGGTTTCTGTGTTTCCTTTTAATCTGCGGACCTCATATTTGCCAGAGACACGGTTTCCTGCTAAATTGTTCTCATACAAGGTGGATTTTTCGTCTCTCTTCAATGCCAATGTGAGGACACTAGCACATTTCAGCTTCACCATGCAGATGCAGACTCGCCACACAATTTTATCACATTGTATTCAGCAAACCATAGAAGCCTGATGAAATCCTTTGCAAGTTAACGAACTTCTTTAAATATTCAAAATCCTCACAGTAGAAACTACAtaatcaaaaagaaaaacttgatAGCAAGCATAAAGTTCGCTGCCTATTTAACCACAAAATATggagtcaaaatttcaaatgattGATCAAAACGAATTGGGCCTCGTGGATCACAAAGATCTACAACAAATCATCTGCCACTACTTTTAAGGCTCTGTCAATGGGTACTCGAACACAACATCTTTGCCTGAAAGCTTTCTGTAAACAGCAGCAAAAGTCTCCAGCTTATATTCAGTATTGTTTCTTTCCTTGGGGTCCAAGAAGACCTGTGCACAAAACAGTGAATCATAATGGACTCAAAAGTTTAGCTGTTAAATAAGTATCTCATGCATCAAGACAACAACCAACATTCATGTTTCTCCCCACAAGTAGGAAACAGCAAAGCATAAACAGGCCTGAAATTGATGGTCAAAGACTTCAAATTATAATTTGACGTCAGATTTCGAGCAATCAACTAGTAAAAATGATGCGTCTATTCTCAAACCAAAGATAATAGTAAGACAAAAATGGCTTCTATTGGCTGGCACCTATTTGGAACCCCAGCCTACCTTCCTCAAGTAATGTGATCACTGAACTATCAAGTAAACAAGACAACCTCAATGATAACTAAAAGCACACCTTCATTATCTTGGATCCATCAATGCGATATCTAACGCGCTTCGCAACAATCTCAGCAGGGACAACAACATCCTCTAACATGGCATCATGTACTGCAGTTAAAGTCCGGCTGCGGGGTCGTTGAACAGCAGATCCTTTCTTTGGGGGCCTCAGTATCCTTCGGGTGGCAATCAGAACCACATCCTAAAAGTCATAGTTTGCAATCAAAACTACATCCTACAACAACCTAAAATTATCAAAGATGACAAACCTAACACAAGAATAGTGTAATAGATGATCCAAGAACAGCATTATTAAGTTCCtaaagtgacaaaaaaaaagtagcaGCTTTCATACAACTATTAACAGTAGACAATGGCACAAAATCTCAAAATCTTGTTACCATATAAATCAAGAAAGAAAATTCAAGACAAACATAGGCAGTTTTGATAACCTCCAAATAAATGTATAATAGGACATGAACATTATTCAGGAGGCCAAGTCCTCCACTAAATTTCAATGGAGTGTATGCAAAAAGATGAAGTGCAAGCTGAGACGTTGGTTCAAGAGCTCAGAATGATGTTCAATCAGTTCAATTCCCAGACCAAGAGAGGTCTCATAGAGCTGGGATTATTCTTAATCATCATTGCCACAATCCAGTGAATGGATTCCCCATACATGTGCAGTGAGTGCACAATGCTATCTTGTTATGCAGAACAACTTCTTTAAGCAACATGCAATGTCACTAGCTAATTTGATTTATGCAGGCGTActgttaaaatttaaaataccaATAAACAAAGTCAAAAACAAGATGTTCCAATTGCTGATAGATATGAGCTCAGAATGATGTTCAATCAGTTCAATTCCCTGACCAAGAGAGGTCTCATAGAGCTGGGATTATCATTAATCATCATAGCCACATTCCATTGAATGGATTCCCTATGCATATGCAGGGTGTGCACAATGCTAATTTGTTATGCAGAACACCTTTAAGCAACATGCAATATCACTGGCTAATTTGACTTATTGGGTTTAGGGCTATGCAATATCACTGGTTAAATTGTTATGCAGAACACCTTCTTTAAGCAATATGCATATTGTTAGAATTTAAAAGAGCAATTAGCAGAGTCAAAAACCAAATGCTCCAACTACTGATAGATAAGACCCAGGCAAGACAGCCAGCACCATCTTTGTAATAAGAAGGCAAGCAAAGCACTTTAAcagaaggagaaaaaagaaatacagGAACCTTGCCACTGAATTTCTTCTCCAACTCCCTGACAAGCCTGATGTGAATCTTGCGGAAAGCTTTTCTTAGTCTGTATGGCACATGGATAACAACAGCCTTCCGGTTTCCAGAGACATCAATTTGACTGCAGAAAAGAAGACACCAGAATATCCAATCAGACTTGTTAAAAGGCCAAACAAGGTCAATTGAGTGACTTTATAAGTTACTCTTACACAGCAGAATTGATGTACAGATCCTTCAAATCACTTTTGAGCTCTTGGTTAGTATTTTCCAGATCAAATAAGGCCTGCACATCAAATAGAATATAATCTAGGTAAGAATCAAGCATCCTAGTCAATCAACTAAAAAAAAGCTGCCAAACAACAATTTGTGAGGACAAAAAATAAAGTAACCTGAGCCACAGACTCTTCAAACTCTGTAGGTTCAACATCCTTATCCttgtgaatttttttcattGACGTATACATCTTGGCAGGCCTGTTTCAAAATATTGATGTCATGTTAAAAAGAGGCCTAACGTGGAATAAGTAGGCATTCTCTGCAAACTTTGCTGTTTAAATTTTGCTGAATCCAGTCAAAAGTACTCAGAGTTACTTCCACCGGAAACATTCATGGCAGCATGAACAATATTAAGCAGATTTTTTGTGTGCATTTGGCTCTAGTCTATAAACCACTACTTCAAAAAGTAACAAGTAATCCGAAACAAATACTCATGACTAGGCCTAAAAGAAAAAGGACCTGCTTTTGTAAAGCATCCCCATCAAGTTCTAAACAGTAAACAGAAACGGTTTGTCATTATTTATATAAGCTTAAAATGTGAGGAAATACTTTAAGGGGCTAGTAGctcaaaaaaaatcagaaacagCCTAGTATGACCaataaaaaatttgttaaaacaCCATTAGTGTTAAAAGAATCAACAGCATAAACACCGAGTTGCTAaaccaggaaaaaaaaatcaaagaattCCAGGCGAATGCTTATTACAAACTAAAATTCATATTTAACGAACCATGAAAATGGTCAGGAGTTGCACTGTGAAGCCATTATCCAAAAATCCAATCACTAGAAATAAGCCAAGTAACCAAATGCcagttttcacttcaaattaATACCCAAATCAAAACATGATACCAAAAACCCTAATCACTGCATTCACGCCTCAAAAAAAATCGCATTTACCGCTCAAAAATGTTTAAACAATCGAACTGATCAGAAGAGAAAATTCTGTACTAATTTATAACATGCTTCAACATTTTCTCCAGCATACAAAAAACCATTAAAAACTTTTTATCTTCTGAAAAAAATAGTTACTACCAAAGAAATGGAACAAATCCTAATTTATCCAATTAAGCAATGCTAATTCCCATCCTTTCCCTCCTTCAAAACTTTACCGCCATATTTTCTTGGTAACCAACCAGAGACCAACAACAATAACAAGAAACATATCTGATTCAAAGATTGAAGATGAAGAACTATAGTACCTTTTGGGGAGAGCAGAGAAGAGTGATGACTGATGCgcagtgtgtgtgtgtgtgtgtgtgtgagtgaGAGGCACAGAACCCCCTAGGGTTTGGTGGGGTTCTATTGACTTTATAAGTGGCTGGGTAGCCGGTAGCGGGGTGGGTTGGGATTGGATAGGCCTGATTAAACCCGGATGGGTTTTTGGGTTCTGTGTGGGGTGAGGGGCCGGAATTCTGGTTGCAGGCCCAATTGAGAAGCATTTGTTATTTAATCTTTTGGGTCATGTTAGGGAGTAGGAGTGGTCATTTCAGTAGTAACTGACTTTGTTTTACACAAAAgtaataatttaaattaaaatactattagttgttattgGAGCCTTCAAAGTATAACAATTTCCAATACTTagaccccctttttttttttttaataatattacAAACTAACGCTCATAAAGTGGGAGAAAATATTGATTTGAACAAACCAGGACTTTTATGTCAATGATGTGGaatattgaagaattttttttaatgttattttaaCGTATTTACTTAAATCTGCAAAATCTCTAGCCCTAAGTATCAAAATTGAAGCTAAATATTTTTGAGCCGAATAGTTAATTACGAAAATCACCTTACTTTGGCTGAAATATTGGTACCATCTGTCACAATCTTGCGGTATATCATTAAGGTATAAGATGAATTCTCCTACTTTCCATGGATAATGAACAAAGAATTGCAGATAGAATCTCGTACGAAATGGgcaccaaaaaaaatgaatatggaGTTGCAGATTATAATGATGTTAAGATAGCATTGTCATTACGTATGTAAATAAAGGAACCCTTCATAAACTAATTTTGATACTCTTAGTATAGCAGTGTTAGTGtttgagaaagaaaaacaatttaCTGTAATTCTTTTTCAGGTAAactatgaattttttatttgtagAGGTAAGCATTCAATGTACATCCCCTGAGCGCTAGGGCTTTGTAATTGTATTCAAAAGCTACAAAAATTGCAATATTACGCCAAGGGTGCGTTTCGTAatactgaaatttgaaatctgaagtctgaatccattaaattattaagtattaaatctaatacatttgagtgtatatcatattcaatgataagtgaataacttatcactgaTTTTTAAAAGTAAGTTCTGTTTAGGAAATTCGGtgccatttaattaatttaaatgttTAATATTTGGTTATTAAACGTGTCCGAAcatgttaaaatttgaattcattaagtttAAGTGATGAATTGGATTATTAAATAGAGCCTAAATCTAAACATTGGAATGGAAATAATCTAAGTCAAAACTTCGCTCCAACATTCTATTTTGGTAGCAGGAGCCAAATAATAACGTACTAGCAAGAAGCAAGCGTCTTTCACATAACTAGAAGTCTAGGACTATTTAAATTGATAATGTAATCAACCTATATAGTAAAAGCACGAATGAGTTTTGGCAAAAGAGTGGTCGTCTGCTGATGTGTCAAGCTCTCATTGGTTCAAATGTGGTCGTCCTCCTCATGCCAAAATCACGTGCCCAGCTAGAGAAATATTGGAGAGTTTTCCTATTCCCTTATCTGCTCCTTGGTTGGAACGACAAATGGGGTGGGCTCGAGATTCCTATTCCCATCAAGTGTCTCCCGTCTCCCATCAAGTGTTTCTCTCCCATCGTTGCTTTCTCCTCTCATACTCAAACCACCGGACCACCACGGCTACTGTACCCCTTGTTGAGGATCTCCTCCTCTCCGTTATTCTCTGTTTCTAAGTAAAAAAATTATCTACCGATCTGTtccaaaacttttcttttcggACCACTATGGCTGTTGTACTCCTCATCCATGAACTTCTCCTCTCCGTTATTCTCCATTTCTCGGTAAAAAATTATCCGGACACTCAGCCTTTtattcctctctttttttccaaGTACTTGCCGATCTATTCCAAAAAAATTCTTTCTTCATATGCTTTCTATCTGGATGGACTATGACTGTCAAGAAAATAACATTATCGAGTTTTGTTGGTGctggtttcaagaaatcatcttttttttttcagatacATTGCAGATctgttcaaaattttcttatttttccagAACTTTCTATcgtcacctttttttttctttctttttattagaCCTGATATAACTAAAATCATTTATTTCTGTTTTATCTATGCTATTCTCCATATTGATGTTAATTGTTACAGTGACCAATTTTTACAGTTTTTGAAtggcatgatttttcttttcttgtggaATATTTAGATTGATATTATGCTTATTGTTAAATTTGCTTGTTTTTAATAcgtgtgttttttctttttaggaaGGTTTTGGTGCTTTCGTTGTGCTAAGTTCTCCTTCACTGAGTAAGTTTGCTAATTTTTTTATGTATGTATTCTTATCTTTTTAATTCCTTGAGCTCTGTTTTAGTTAGAATGATGATTGTAGAACTTGTAAACTGCTTTTGGAAGTACTTTATACATGTTTCTGAATAAATGTGTCTATTCATGAGcaattttctcttaattttttcttggttttgaatATTTCTTCatgtttccttttgtttcttgttaGGTTTTTACAAAGATggatggtgatttttttttggaaaagggTGTAGCTTTCTGGCTGGAGTATTATGGCAGATGAAAGTTGTAAATAGGCTAATTTATTTTGTCCTCAATTAGGCTATGATGATATGGTTTTGGTTTCATTAGATGTATTTCAGGCTTTAAATTGATTGCTGTATCTTGGCGTGGCAACCCTGATTGCATTTGAGGTTCATTCTTCCCTTCAAATGTAATGGGTCTGCTGCCATGGCGGTACTCTCATCTCTGCCTGACTATTGCTGACAAACCTGAGCCTCACTTTAAACTACCATAATCACTGCTT containing:
- the LOC113726894 gene encoding small ribosomal subunit protein eS7 yields the protein MYTSMKKIHKDKDVEPTEFEESVAQALFDLENTNQELKSDLKDLYINSAVQIDVSGNRKAVVIHVPYRLRKAFRKIHIRLVRELEKKFSGKDVVLIATRRILRPPKKGSAVQRPRSRTLTAVHDAMLEDVVVPAEIVAKRVRYRIDGSKIMKVFLDPKERNNTEYKLETFAAVYRKLSGKDVVFEYPLTEP